A section of the Triplophysa dalaica isolate WHDGS20190420 chromosome 8, ASM1584641v1, whole genome shotgun sequence genome encodes:
- the LOC130427607 gene encoding sterol 26-hydroxylase, mitochondrial, with translation MFSKSLLKTGFYLRRTENSGIKCMLSAFLSTENPTHSTLIDGDKQKTMDDLGGPSFLTSLYWLFGKGYFNKTQQMQIEHKKIYGPLWKSKYGPLVVVNVARADLIEEVLRQEGRHPIRTDMPHWRGYRQLRNHAYGPLTEMGAEWQRIRSILNPRMLKPKHVSSYTNAINDVVSDFIEKVDWLRRTKGNGVMVHDVAGELYKFAFEGICSVLFETRMGCLNEVVPEETQKFIFSVGEMFRLSPILVLFPKSVWPYMPFWKSFVSVWDHLFKVAEELVQKKIIEIQERVKEGKPVEGEYLTHLLVSEQMSVTEILGSITELLLAGVDTTSNTISWALYRLAQEPEIQQKLHEEVVSVCPGDAVPCSDDINRMPLLKAVVRETLRLYPVVPGNARVVAENEIVVGDHLFPKNTLFHLCHFCVSYDETVFPDPYAFLPQRWIRGQKQPNQHPFGSVPFGFGIRACLGRRVAELEMHLLLSQLIKHYEVLPDPSGKSVKPITRTLLVPATSIDLQFVNRPNDPQQPVKTSASV, from the exons TGGGTGGACCTAGCTTTCTAACATCCTTATACTGGCTATTTGGAAAAGGTTATTTCAATAAGACACAACAAATGCAG ATAgagcacaaaaaaatatatggtCCGCTCTGGAAGTCCAAATATGGGCCACTGGTGGTTGTTAATGTGGCCCGTGCAGATCTCATAGAAGAGGTCCTGCGACAAGAGGGTCGCCATCCGATCCGCACTGATATGCCCCACTGGAGAGGCTATCGACAACTCCGAAATCACGCTTATGGGCCCCTCACAGA AATGGGAGCAGAATGGCAGCGAATCAGGAGCATACTGAACCCTCGCATGCTAAAGCCCAAACATGTTTCCTCCTACACTAATGCCATAAATGACGTAGTGAGCGACTTTATTGAGAAAGTGGACTGGCTTCGGAGAACAAAAGGCAATGGCGTAATGGTACACGACGTGGCAGGAGAATTATACAAGTTTGCCTTCGAAG GAATTTGCTCAGTGTTGTTTGAGACTCGAATGGGCTGTCTGAATGAGGTAGTTCCAGAGGAAACACAGAAGTTTATCTTCTCTGTTGGGGAAATGTTTCGCCTCTCACCCATCCTCGTCCTCTTCCCTAAATCTGTGTGGCCCTACATGCCTTTTTGGAAgagttttgtgtctgtgtgggaCCATTTGTTCAAAGTTG CGGAAGAACTGGTGCAGAAGAAGATTATTGAGATTCAGGAAAGGGTGAAAGAAGGGAAGCCAGTGGAGGGAGAGTATCTCACACACCTGCTGGTCAGCGAGCAGATGTCAGTCACTGAAATATTGGGAAGCATCACAGAGCTTCTGTTGGCTGGAGTTGACACA ACGTCAAACACTATTTCCTGGGCGCTTTATCGCTTAGCCCAAGAGCCAGAGATCCAGCAGAAGCTGCATGAAGAGGTTGTAAGTGTCTGTCCTGGTGACGCGGTGCCCTGCAGTGATGACATCAACAGGATGCCTTTGCTAAAGGCCGTCGTAAGAGAGACGCTTCG TTTATATCCGGTGGTTCCAGGGAATGCTCGCGTCGTTGCTGAAAATGAAATAGTGGTGGGCGATCATCTCTTTCCAAAAAAT ACTTTGTTCCATCTTTGCCACTTCTGCGTGTCCTATGATGAGACTGTGTTTCCCGATCCTTATGCCTTCCTACCACAGCGATGGATCCGGGGGCAAAAGCAGCCAAATCAACACCCCTTTGGTTCTGTTCCATTTGGCTTCGGTATCCGTGCCTGCCTGGGCCGCAGAGTGGCTGAACTGGAGATGCACCTCCTCTTATCACAG TTAATTAAACACTATGAGGTGCTGCCAGATCCTTCAGGAAAAAGTGTGAAACCGATCACACGAACTCTGCTGGTCCCAGCCACATCCATTGACCTTCAGTTTGTTAACAGGCCAAATGATCCGCAACAACCTGTCAAAACAAGTGCTTCGGTATAG